GCCCAATGTCTAGAACCTTATCACCCAGTAAAGTTACCACAACTACCACCGGGAATTGGGGGTTTGTTTGGCTTTTGGGGTTATGAGTTAATTCATTGGATAGAACCCCGCGTGCCAATTTATCCCCAAGACGAGAGAAATATTCCCGATGGTTTGTGGATGCAGGTAGACCACCTGCTGATTTTTGACCAGGTAAAGCGGAAAATTTGGGCGATCGCTTATGCAGATTTACGCAACCCGGAAGTAGATTTACAAGCAGCTTATCAACAAGCTTGCGATCGCGTCACCCAAATGGTCAGCAAGCTATCTCTGCCCTTATCGCCAGAGAAAACTATATTTGAATGGACGCCCCCAGGTAGCAAGAAAGCGTCAACAGAGGAATACAGCAGCAACTTTACTCGCCCGGAATTCTGCGCCAGCGTCGAAAAAGCAAAGCAGTACATTAAAGCGGGAGATATCTTTCAAGTTGTCATTTCTCAGCGATTATCGACCAAATACACAGGCGATCCTTTTTTGCTTTACCGTTCCTTGCGCCAGATTAATCCCTCGCCTTACATGGCTTACTTTAACTTCCAAGATTGGCAAATTATTGGTTCCAGTCCAGAAGTAATGGTCAAAGCAGAACGCGATCGCGATAATGAGGTAATCGCCACAGTCCGCCCAATTGCAGGGACGCGTCCACGGGGTAAAACTAGCAAAGAAGATGCGGCTTTAGCAGAAGATTTACTCCAAGACCCTAAAGAAGTGGCCGAACACGTCATGCTGGTAGATTTAGGGCGGAATGATTTGGGGCGGGTTTGCCAAAGCGGTAGCGTCAGAGTTGATGAATTAATGGTGGTGGAACGCTACTCCCATGTCATGCATATTGTCAGTAATGTTGTTGGTAAATTAGCACCTGACAAAACAGCATGGGATTTATTAAAAGCTTGCTTTCCTGCGGGTACAGTCAGCGGTGCGCCCAAAATTCGGGCGATGGAAATTATCCACGAGTTAGAACCGAGTCGGCGTGGTGTTTATTCTGGTGTTTATGGTTATTACGATTTTGAAGGGCAATTAAATAGTGCGATCGCAATTCGCACAATGGTAGTACACGATAGCACCGTAACTGTGCAAGCTGGTGCGGGTTTAGTAGCTGATTCCGAACCAGAGAAAGAGTATGAAGAAACTCTGAATAAAGCTAGAGGTTTATTAGAGGCGATTCGCTGTTTGCGTTAAAAGAATCGCACAAAAAGTTTTTACCAGAAGCCTTGGTTGTCAACGCTAAGGCTGCAAAAAGTTATATCTCACATAATCAAGAATTATCAAAATCTATCTGAGAAGTGATTGCTTCTTTGTAACGGAATTGTTATATTTCTTTACATAAAGGCATGTAATTGCAATATAAGGCGTTACCCATTACGTTCTGAATCACCATGCAATTGAGCGTGTGATAGCTGCTGAGTATGCATTTATGGTCTGGAATCAACGCGAACGAGTGATGAAGCGATCGCTAGCTCGTCACGATTGAGCAAAACGCCTATCTTTGCTGCGTAAAGGAATTAGTTCCATTTGCGGCATCACAGCAGATTGTTAAATAGTTTTAAGATTGATGCGGCATCTTTCAAAGCGCGATCGTTACAGCTATTTACAGCAATTTTCACTTGGGTAGTGTACTGAATGATAAATCATAGATTTGGGAGGCAGGCTTGATGGATGCTGATGAACTTCTCAACCGCTATCGTGCAGGAGAGAAAAATTTCACTCAGGTAAGCCTGCACTCAGTAAATCTGAGCGAAGTATGTATACCTGGAATTAATTTGGCTGGGGCTAATCTAGTTAAAGCCACGCTATCTCACGCTAACCTGCGGGGAGCAAACCTGATAGAAGCAAATTTGACAGCAGC
The genomic region above belongs to Calothrix sp. NIES-2098 and contains:
- a CDS encoding anthranilate synthetase alpha-subunit codes for the protein MIFPDFSQFSQLASQGNFVPVYQEWVADLDTPVSAWYKVCAGQPYSFLLESVEGGEKLGRYSLLGCDPLWVLEARGNNTTQTHRDGSQVEFTGDPFTALAQCLEPYHPVKLPQLPPGIGGLFGFWGYELIHWIEPRVPIYPQDERNIPDGLWMQVDHLLIFDQVKRKIWAIAYADLRNPEVDLQAAYQQACDRVTQMVSKLSLPLSPEKTIFEWTPPGSKKASTEEYSSNFTRPEFCASVEKAKQYIKAGDIFQVVISQRLSTKYTGDPFLLYRSLRQINPSPYMAYFNFQDWQIIGSSPEVMVKAERDRDNEVIATVRPIAGTRPRGKTSKEDAALAEDLLQDPKEVAEHVMLVDLGRNDLGRVCQSGSVRVDELMVVERYSHVMHIVSNVVGKLAPDKTAWDLLKACFPAGTVSGAPKIRAMEIIHELEPSRRGVYSGVYGYYDFEGQLNSAIAIRTMVVHDSTVTVQAGAGLVADSEPEKEYEETLNKARGLLEAIRCLR